Below is a genomic region from Lonsdalea populi.
CGCTGGAAACGGCAGCAGAATGCAGGTCGATCGCCCGAAACAATATTTGAACATCGGTAACAAAACGATTCTGGAACATACGTTGGACGCGCTATTTCAGCATCCGCGTATCCGTAGGGCCATCATCGCGATCAGTCCTGATGACGACTATTTTCAAACGCTGCCGCTGGCGTCCGACCCTCGCATTCAGGTCGTGCAAGGCGGGCGGCAAAGAGCCGACTCCGTGCTGGCCGGTCTTCAGCAGGTTCAGGGTGTAGAATGGGTACTGGTGCACGATGCCGCTCGCCCATGCCTGCATCCGGACGATTTGGCCCGTTTGCTGGAACTGACCTCGCAAAGCGACGTCGGAGGCATTCTGGCTGCGCCGGTGCGTGATACCATGAAGCGCAGCAATGCGCAGGGCGATATCGAACATACGGTAGAGCGGAATGCGCTCTGGCACGCCCTGACCCCACAGCTGTTCCCGCTGATGCTGCTGAAAAACAGCCTCGAACACGCGCTGTCCGAAGGGGCTGAGATTACCGATGAGGCGTCGGCATTAGAGTTTTGCGGTTACCATCCTCAGATCGTCAGCGGACGGGCGGATAACATCAAAGTCACCCGTCAGGAAGATCTGGCGCTGGCGGAGTTTTATCTGACTCGTAACCTTAAAAATCAAACTATTGTATAAATAAAGGAGCGTGTGCGATGCGTATCGGTCACGGTTTTGATGTCCATAAATTCGGTGGCGAAGGCCCGCTGGTGCTCGGTGGCGTAAGAGTTCCCTACACGCAAGGTTTGCTGGCGCATTCCGACGGCGACGTGGTGTTGCATGCCGTCACCGACGCGCTGTTGGGCGCCGCCGCGCTGGGCGATATCGGCAAACTGTTTCCTGATACCGACCCCGCCTTTAAGGGCGCGGACAGTCGCGAGCTGTTGCGAGAAGCCTGGCGCCGTATCGCTGAGAAAGGTTATCGCCTGGGAAACGTGGACGTGACCATTATCGCTCAGGCGCCGAAAATGGCGCCGCACATCCCGCAAATGAGAGTCAATCTGGCGGAAGATCTTCAGTGCCACATGGATGACGTCAACGTCAAAGCGACGACCACCGAGCAGCTAGGGTTTACCGGACGCGGCGAGGGGATCGCCTGTGAGGCGGTCGCGCTATTGCTGAAAAGCGATGCGTCGGGAGTGGTGGCATGGTGATGGAAACCTCTCATGAGCTTTACTGGATGCACGGTAAGCCTGCCGCAAGCGGCGTACTGAAAGCGTCGGCAGAAGACTTTGAGGTGATTGAAGATCTCGGATTCCAGCCTGATGGCGACGGCGAGCATGTGCTGGTCCGGGTGCGTAAACGGGGCTGCAATACGTCTTTTGTCGCCGAAGCGCTGGCAAAGTTCGCCCGTCTACCGGCCCGCGCGGTCAGCTATGCAGGTATGAAAGACCGCCATGCCGTGACCGAACAATGGTTCGGCCTGCATATGCCCGGCAAAGCCGACCCGGACTGGCGGACTTTCGAGCTGGAAGGATGTGAAATTCTGGAAACGGCTCGTCACCGCCGTAAGCTGCGCATCGGTGCCTTACAGGGGAACGCTTTCACGCTGGTGCTCCGTCAAATCAGCGACAGGGCGGAAATCGAGACGCGCTTACAACGCATATCCGAACTGGGCGTGCCTAATTATTTCGGCAGCCAGCGTTTCGGCCGTAACGGCAATAACCTTGAGCAGGCTCGGCGCTGGGCGAACAATGAGATTCGCGTGAAAGAACGTGGTAAACGTAGTTTTTATCTTTCGGCCAGTCGTAGTGAGCTGTTTAACCGTGTCGCCAGCGCTCGCCTGACGCAAAAGCTGGAAAAAACCGTATTGAACGGCGATGCGCTGCAGTTGACCGGTCGCGGTAGCTGGTTTGTTGCACATACTGACGAGCTGGAGACATTGCAACGGCGTGTCGATGAACACGAGCTGCAGGTGACGGCGCCGTTGCCAGGCGACGGCGAACCAGGTACGCAGGCTGAAGCGCTGGCATTTGAATTGTCCTGTCTGGAGGAGAACGATCTGTTATTGTCGCTGCTGCGCCGGGAGCGGCTGGAGCCGGCGCGTAGAGCCATACTATTGTATCCACAGCGCATGGCATGGTCATGGCAGAATGATGACGTTGTCAGCGTACGTTTCTGGTTGCCATCAGGCTGTTACGCTACCAGCGTGGTGCGAGAGCTGATGCAGGTTGAAGAGCAGGAGTTTGATAGCGGTATGTAGCGGTGTTCTGATCGCGACGGAGATAACTACGCTGTGACAGGAGCGAGCTCCTGCCCGAGCAGCACAAACAACGTTGATGAGGTTAGCCAAAGCTGGGGTTTGCGGGGAATGGTGAACAAACGCGTGCAGACATTGCTGGAACAGTTGAGTCGGCAGGGAATTAAGGATGAACGCCTGTTACAGGCGATGGCCGCCGTACCGCGGGAACGCTTCGTCGACGAAGCCTTTGAACATAAAGCCTATGAAAATACGGCGTTGCCCATTGGCTCTGGACAGACGATTTCTCAGCCTTATATGGTCGCCAGAATGACCGAATTACTGCGCCTGACGCCCGTATCCCGCGTTCTAGAGATTGGCACGGGTTCCGGTTATCAAACCGCCGTGCTGGCGCACCTGGTGCAGCACGTTTGCTCTGTGGAGCGCATCAAGGGACTTCAGTGGCAGGCTAAACGTCGTCTCAAGCAGCTCGATCTGCATAATGTGTCTACGCGGCATGGCGACGGTTGGTTGGGGTGGGCGTCAAAAGGGCCTTTCGACGCCATTATCGTCACGGCAGCGCCGCCGGAGGTTCCCGTTGCGCTGATAGAACAGCTGGATGAAGGCGGCATCATGGTATTGCCGGTCGGTGAAGAGCAGCAAACGCTCAAGGTGGTTCAGCGCAACAATGGAGAGTTGATTATTCAAACCGTTGAGGGGGTTCGCTTTGTGCCGCTGGTCAAAGGCGAACTGGCCTGACTCTTTGCGATGGGCTCATGCCCGCCTTAAAATTTCAATACAACTATCTTATGGTACTAATTTGTTGATATTGCTAGCATCAACGAATGGTGCTGTCTCTGGTGGCTGCCGGTGTCCATTTCGTTAACGAGTACCGCGGCGCATTGCTGAGTTTATTGAGGAATGACAGAGTTCCTACTCTTGGCAATATTGCCAATTTTCGAGACAGCTGGCGACATTTAACGAGTCAATTTTGGGTCATAAGGGGGATTCGGCGCATGGGGAGCCAAATGATGAACTGGCGTCAGCTCGCAGTATGTACGGCAATTGCTCTGGGGCTGACGGGCTGCGCCGACGGTAACGATCAGCCTGCCTCGATCAGCAGCGTAGGCGATGGCGGCAACGCCTCTAGCCGTAGCGGCGCAATCGCTTCACCGCCACGCCTCTCTTCATCGGCGAATTCACGACCTGTCGCTGCCGTCAGCATGCCGGTCACATCCGCTCCGGTTGCTTCGCAGGGCGGTAAAATTGTTTATAACCGCAGCTATGACGCGATTCCCAAGGGAAGCTATACCGGGAATACCTATACCGTAAAACGCGGCGATACGCTGTTCTATATTGCTTGGATTACGGGTAACGACTACCGCGAGCTGGCGCAGCGCAATAATATCCCAGAACCTTACAGTCTGAATGTCGGGCAGAGTCTGGCGTTGGGCAATAATATGAACGCGAGCGCAGGGCAAGGCATGGCGGTTGCCAGCGTGCCTTCAGGCCCAGTCATGACCACCTCCAGTTCGCGCAGCGGACACATGCTTCCCGCCAATGCGGCGGCCGGCGGTGTTTCTCAGCCGCAGAACAGTACGCAAATACAAACTTCACAGGTTGATTCCACTTCAACTAATGCGTATTCTGCAAATTCGGGTAAACAGAATGTGGGTAAGATGTTACCTGCTACAGGAGCCGCAGCTTCCGCTCCTGCTACCGAACCAACTCCGGTACCTAGCAGCAGTAATGCCGCTATTACTGGTTGGCGTTGGCCTACAGATGGGAAAGTCATAGATAATTTCTCAGCCTCTGAGGGGGGGAATAAAGGGATTGATATCGCTGGCTCACGTGGGCAGACCGTGGTTGCTACCGCCGGAGGGCGTGTGGTGTACGCGGGCAATGCTTTGCGCGGTTACGGGAATCTGATAATCATCAAGCATAATGATGACTACCTGAGCGCCTATGCCCATAACGAAACCATGCTGGTCCGGGAACAACAAGAGGTTAAGGCGGGACAACAAATAGCTACCATGGGTAGCACCGGAACCAGTTCAGTACGCTTGCATTTTGAAATTCGTTACAAGGGGAAATCCGTAAACCCGCTGCGTTTTATTCCGCAGCGATAAATCGGGCAGAGTGCTTCGGTATTCTGCCAAGGGATCACGGGTAGGAGCCGCTTATGAGCCAAAGTACGCTGAAAGTTAACGAGTTACATGAAGATACTGATTTCGACGAGAATAGGCTTGACGTATTTGACGATAAAGCGCTGGCAGAGGAAGAAACCAGTGACAATGACTCTTTAGATGATGAGTTATTGTCACCAGTTAGCACCCAGCGCGTCTTAGATGCTACTCAACTCTATCTGGGAGAAATTGGTTATTCGCCTCTTTTAACCGCCGAAGAAGAGGTTTATTTTGCCCGGCGAGCGCTGCGTGGTGACGTATCATCACGTAAACGTATGATCGAGAGTAACCTGCGGTTGGTGGTGAAAATCGCCCGTCGCTATAACAATCGGGGACTAGCTTTGTTGGACCTGATTGAAGAAGGGAACCTTGGTCTGATCCGAGCCGTTGAGAAGTTTGACCCGGAAAGAGGGTTTCGTTTTTCAACGTATGCAACCTGGTGGATCAGGCAAACTATAGAGCGGGCAATAATGAATCAAACCCGCACCATCCGTTTACCGATTCACATTGTCAAAGAACTTAACGTTTACCTGCGCACAGCACGCGAGTTATCCCATAAGCTAGATCATGAGCCTAGTGCGGAAGAGATTGCCGAACAGCTCGATAAACCAGTTGATGACGTGAACCGTATGTTGCGTCTGAACGAACGTATTACTTCCGTTGACACGCCGCTGGGCGGAGATTCTGAAAAGGCGTTGCTGGATATTCTGGCCGATGAGAAAGACAACGGTCCTGAGGACACTACGCAGGATAACGATATGAAGCAAAATATCGTTAAATGGTTGTTTGAACTCAATGCCAAACAGCGAGAAGTTCTGGCTCGTCGCTTCGGCCTTCTGGGCTATGAAGCAGCTACGTTGGAAGATGTTGGTCGTGAAATTGGTCTGACTCGTGAACGCGTGCGTCAGATTCAGGTTGAAGGGCTGCGTCGTCTGCGTGAAATCCTGCAAATGCAGGGGCTCGATATTGAAGAGCTGTTCCGTGCATAACCACCACTAACGGTGATGAGAATAAAAAATGGTGGGTTCCCCACCATTTTTTGACTGAAACTGGAACGTGATTAACGCATAACCTGCGAGAGCAGGAAATCCACCACTTCATCCGTCTTAATCAACTGTTTCTCACCCTGACGACGGTTCTTGTACTCGATATCATTGTTGTCCAGGTTACGATCGCCAATAACGATGGTGTGAGGAATACCAATAAGTTCCATATCTGCAAACATCACTCCAGGCCGTTCTTTACGGTCATCCATCAACACTTCCACGCCATTGTCGCGCAGTTGCTGATAAATACGTTCCGCCACTTCTTTAATGCGGAAGGATTTGTGCATGTTCATCGGCAGGATGGCTACCTGGAACGGTGCAAGCACGTCTGGCCAGATAATGCCGCGATCGTCGTGGTTTTGTTCAATTGCAGCGGCAATCACGCGGGAGATACCGATACCATAGCAGCCCATCGTCAGCGTCTGGTTTCGGCCGTCTTCGCCCTGAACCGTCGCCTTCATGGCTTCTGAGTATTTGGTACCAAGCTGAAAGATATGGCCGACTTCAATACCGCGTTTTATCTGCAGCGTGCCTTTGCCGTCTGGGCTCTGGTCGCCTTCAACAACTTTACGTAGATCGGCAATCTGCGGCAGCGCAACGTCCCGCTCCCAGTTGATGCCGAAATAGTGTTTGCCGTCGATGTTGGCACCCGCGCTGAAGTCGCTCATCACTGCAACGGTTCTGTCAATGACGACAGGCAAGGGAAGGTTGACCGGACCCAGCGAACCCGGACCTGCTTTCACCAACGCGCGAATCTCTTCTTCCGTGGCGAAGGTCAGCGGGCTGGCGACCAGCTCCAACTTTTCGGCCTTCACTTCGTTCAGTTCATGATCGCCGCGAACCAGCAGAGCTACCAGCGAATGAGCGCTTTCTTCCGTCGCTTTCACAAGCAGCGTTTTAACTGTTTTTTCTACCGGAACGTTGAACTGTTCGACCAGCTCGGCGATGGTTTTGGCGTTGGGCGTTTCTACCAGCGTCATGTCTTGCGTCGGCGCGGCGCGTTCAACGTGTGGAGCTACCGCTTCGGCTAACTCGATATTCGCGGCGAAGTCGGATTCAGTGGAAAAGACGATATCGTCTTCACCGCATGCGGCCAGTACCTGGAACTCGTGAGACGTACTGCCGCCAATAGAACCCGTATCCGCCTGAACGGCGCGGAAGTTCAGATCCATTCGGCTGAAGATTTTGGTGTACGCCGAATACAGCGCATCATACGTTGTCTGCAGTGATTCCAGGGAGGTATGGAAAGAGTAGGCGTCTTTCATCAGGAATTCGCGCGCGCGCATGATACCGAAGCGCGGACGTACTTCGTCACGGAACTTGGTCTGGATCTGATAAAAGGTCAGCGGCAGCTGTTTATACGAGCTGATCTCATTTCGCACCAGATCGGTAATGACTTCTTCATGCGTCGGGCCCAACACAAACGGACGTTCGCCGCGATCGGCGAAGCGCAGCAGCTCGGGACCATACCGCTCCCAACGACCACTCTCCTGCCACAGGTCCGCAGGCTGAACGACAGGCATCGAAATTTCGATGGCTCCGGCGCTGTTCATTTCTTCGCGCACGATATTTTCGACTTTTTTCAAAACCCGCAAACCCGTTGGCAACCAGGTATAGAGACCTGAGGCGAGTTTACGAATCATTCCTGCGCGCAGCATCAGCTGATGACTGATAACCTCGGCGTCGGCGGGCGTCTCCTTTTGAGTGGAGAGCAGATATTGACTTGTACGCATGGTGTTGTAGGTCCGTAAGAACGATAAGTGGCGTGGGCCGATGGGGCCTGAGCACAAATAAAAAGTGGCTTAGTTTA
It encodes:
- the ispD gene encoding 2-C-methyl-D-erythritol 4-phosphate cytidylyltransferase, with translation MLTLKDDLSEVIAVLPAAGNGSRMQVDRPKQYLNIGNKTILEHTLDALFQHPRIRRAIIAISPDDDYFQTLPLASDPRIQVVQGGRQRADSVLAGLQQVQGVEWVLVHDAARPCLHPDDLARLLELTSQSDVGGILAAPVRDTMKRSNAQGDIEHTVERNALWHALTPQLFPLMLLKNSLEHALSEGAEITDEASALEFCGYHPQIVSGRADNIKVTRQEDLALAEFYLTRNLKNQTIV
- the ispF gene encoding 2-C-methyl-D-erythritol 2,4-cyclodiphosphate synthase; the encoded protein is MRIGHGFDVHKFGGEGPLVLGGVRVPYTQGLLAHSDGDVVLHAVTDALLGAAALGDIGKLFPDTDPAFKGADSRELLREAWRRIAEKGYRLGNVDVTIIAQAPKMAPHIPQMRVNLAEDLQCHMDDVNVKATTTEQLGFTGRGEGIACEAVALLLKSDASGVVAW
- the truD gene encoding tRNA pseudouridine(13) synthase TruD, yielding METSHELYWMHGKPAASGVLKASAEDFEVIEDLGFQPDGDGEHVLVRVRKRGCNTSFVAEALAKFARLPARAVSYAGMKDRHAVTEQWFGLHMPGKADPDWRTFELEGCEILETARHRRKLRIGALQGNAFTLVLRQISDRAEIETRLQRISELGVPNYFGSQRFGRNGNNLEQARRWANNEIRVKERGKRSFYLSASRSELFNRVASARLTQKLEKTVLNGDALQLTGRGSWFVAHTDELETLQRRVDEHELQVTAPLPGDGEPGTQAEALAFELSCLEENDLLLSLLRRERLEPARRAILLYPQRMAWSWQNDDVVSVRFWLPSGCYATSVVRELMQVEEQEFDSGM
- a CDS encoding protein-L-isoaspartate(D-aspartate) O-methyltransferase, yielding MVNKRVQTLLEQLSRQGIKDERLLQAMAAVPRERFVDEAFEHKAYENTALPIGSGQTISQPYMVARMTELLRLTPVSRVLEIGTGSGYQTAVLAHLVQHVCSVERIKGLQWQAKRRLKQLDLHNVSTRHGDGWLGWASKGPFDAIIVTAAPPEVPVALIEQLDEGGIMVLPVGEEQQTLKVVQRNNGELIIQTVEGVRFVPLVKGELA
- the nlpD gene encoding murein hydrolase activator NlpD, which produces MGSQMMNWRQLAVCTAIALGLTGCADGNDQPASISSVGDGGNASSRSGAIASPPRLSSSANSRPVAAVSMPVTSAPVASQGGKIVYNRSYDAIPKGSYTGNTYTVKRGDTLFYIAWITGNDYRELAQRNNIPEPYSLNVGQSLALGNNMNASAGQGMAVASVPSGPVMTTSSSRSGHMLPANAAAGGVSQPQNSTQIQTSQVDSTSTNAYSANSGKQNVGKMLPATGAAASAPATEPTPVPSSSNAAITGWRWPTDGKVIDNFSASEGGNKGIDIAGSRGQTVVATAGGRVVYAGNALRGYGNLIIIKHNDDYLSAYAHNETMLVREQQEVKAGQQIATMGSTGTSSVRLHFEIRYKGKSVNPLRFIPQR
- the rpoS gene encoding RNA polymerase sigma factor RpoS, with protein sequence MSQSTLKVNELHEDTDFDENRLDVFDDKALAEEETSDNDSLDDELLSPVSTQRVLDATQLYLGEIGYSPLLTAEEEVYFARRALRGDVSSRKRMIESNLRLVVKIARRYNNRGLALLDLIEEGNLGLIRAVEKFDPERGFRFSTYATWWIRQTIERAIMNQTRTIRLPIHIVKELNVYLRTARELSHKLDHEPSAEEIAEQLDKPVDDVNRMLRLNERITSVDTPLGGDSEKALLDILADEKDNGPEDTTQDNDMKQNIVKWLFELNAKQREVLARRFGLLGYEAATLEDVGREIGLTRERVRQIQVEGLRRLREILQMQGLDIEELFRA
- the proS gene encoding proline--tRNA ligase codes for the protein MRTSQYLLSTQKETPADAEVISHQLMLRAGMIRKLASGLYTWLPTGLRVLKKVENIVREEMNSAGAIEISMPVVQPADLWQESGRWERYGPELLRFADRGERPFVLGPTHEEVITDLVRNEISSYKQLPLTFYQIQTKFRDEVRPRFGIMRAREFLMKDAYSFHTSLESLQTTYDALYSAYTKIFSRMDLNFRAVQADTGSIGGSTSHEFQVLAACGEDDIVFSTESDFAANIELAEAVAPHVERAAPTQDMTLVETPNAKTIAELVEQFNVPVEKTVKTLLVKATEESAHSLVALLVRGDHELNEVKAEKLELVASPLTFATEEEIRALVKAGPGSLGPVNLPLPVVIDRTVAVMSDFSAGANIDGKHYFGINWERDVALPQIADLRKVVEGDQSPDGKGTLQIKRGIEVGHIFQLGTKYSEAMKATVQGEDGRNQTLTMGCYGIGISRVIAAAIEQNHDDRGIIWPDVLAPFQVAILPMNMHKSFRIKEVAERIYQQLRDNGVEVLMDDRKERPGVMFADMELIGIPHTIVIGDRNLDNNDIEYKNRRQGEKQLIKTDEVVDFLLSQVMR